The DNA region cccCAAAGAACAGAGGTAAGAGGGACGTAGCATTTTTCTGGCCACGTCTCCCCTTTCCTTGGGCAGCCTTCACTCATTCTGAGGGATGCAAAGGCAGAACCATTCATCGGGTTGGTGCGGGGTCCTGAGCTAACCCTATTCTCCGTCCAATAGCTCCCGCAGGCCTCCCTCACCTCTGGGCCAGCACTGAGACCAGCACTGCCATGACACCCTGAGCACTGCTGCCCTATAGAACCTTCTGTGATGacggaaatgttctgtatctgcactGCCCAGTACAACAGCCCTTAGCCGCATGTAGCTATAGAACagttgaaatgtggctagtgggACTGAGAAACTGATTTTCAATAGTATTTAACTGTAAtgaatttaaatagccacatgtgactaatgGCTAACATATTgcacagatacagaacatctACAGGCAATTATGGAGACACGGGTGGCCTGAACCCCAGGTCAGACAGGGGCAGAGTCAGGCCAAAGCAAATaaatcacttcccctctctgggcctcggtttccccatctgcttTCTAAACGCTGTTTCGGTGTTATCTCCTTAGCTGAAGGAGCTTTCCTGGGACTCCTGGATTTGGGGTGAAACAGGGAAGCCCTTCCAagttgatttcttctttcttggccCCAGCAGATGCTCAAGGGAAAAGTCCAGAGAGCTAAAATCCTGGAGTGCGTGAGCAGAGGTCACAGACTTAGGCCAGTCGATTCTGCTCTGACTCACACACACCACAGCCTCGCCCAAGGCGGGGGGAGGGTTTAATGGGAAGAGGCAGGTGTGGGTTCAAGTCTTGGCACAGCCATTTCCAGCTCTACTTCAGGCTGAGCCTCACCTGGAAGTTCTTATCTGAAAAGAGCACTGTGCGATATGCCTCCCAAGACAAGAGATGATGAAACCTACCATGGCCATGGGATGAAAATGACACTTtacctctgtgatcttcctccccCAAGTCCATAACCAATCCCCAGTCTACACGTGAGAAAAACGTCATACAAATTGCAGTGGAGGGGCATCCTATGACACACTTGATCAGTATCCCTCAAAACAGGGCCCCAACAACAGGGACGCAGAGAAATCGCCACAGCTGGGAGGGGCCAAAAGAGACATGAGAAGTTaatatggacacacacacacacaagaagttAATatgattggatcctggaacagaaaaaggacgtTTGATAAAAACTAAGCAAGTCTGAATAAACTATGGGCCTgagtttattaatattatttttgataagaaaaagaTCTCAATATTGGTTCACTAATCATAATAAGTGCACGATACTAACAGAAGATATTAGTCATAGGTGAAATGATAGGAGAGGTTGGGGGGGTAGCAGGAGGGTATGCGGGGACCCTctgctcaagaaaaaaaataactgaataggtaaataaaaacaatacagcCTCCCTAACTCACAGGGTTATTGCAGAGATCAGAACCAAATGGGAAAGCACCACGCAAaccaattataaaatattatatataatgtgaaaTATCTAAACtaggtaaatctatagagatcgataaaatttggggggggggtaattagatttacttatttctttatttttaaaggaggtactggggattgaacccaggacctcatgcatgctaagcatgcactctaccacttgaggtataccctccccttcAAAAACCTTTTTTATTCTACAAGTTACATCCAAGCCTTTGGAACTCCAAAGCCCAGGGTTTTCTTACCAACCCACAGTGGGAAATAGGGAGGGGAAAGTGGTATTGatggagtgggaaaaaaaataaaatgtgtgcctTAGAATCAGACATGCTTACATTAAGTTTGAGCCCCTGCTTTGTCATTTGTTAGCTGTGTGGCCTGAGGcaagttgcttcacctctctgaacctgttttctcacctgcaaagtgCATGAGTGATAGGACCATTCAATGAGACCCACGActcaggcacatgaaaagacatagaggcaGCAGTCAGTTCCTTCCCGACCCCCTGCTGCCAGCTGTTCAACAGGGTTGACAGTTTGCCACCCCCCCATACacccccccgacacacacacacacagaggcaatGATGAAGCTGTGCTGAGTGCAGAGGGATGGGTGTGAGGGTCAAGATTCCAAGACATGTGACTCCAGAAATAATCCCTTTCATTCAAAAGCACTGATGTCAAATACATACACTGCTTCCAAGGGCCCCCCGGCTGGCAGGGCTTGCTTGTTGTTCAGGATTGTTTACATGACAGGCAGGCTCAAGGCCAACCCAGAGTCAGCAGGGAGCAAAGCAAACACTGCAGCCTTATCTTGGGCGGTGGGGCAGCTATAAGCAGGGAAGCCTTCGGTGACATCAGTCTTTTTCCTCACTCGCCAGCCTGACAGCAAGATGAGACTCCTCGTGTTGGCTGCTCTGCTCACGGGTAGGCGAGtgcccccagctccaccccttcCTGGGCTGAGACCTCTCTCCTCTGCAATGGGGGCCACAGGCCCCTGGGCTGGCCAGATTTGGGGTCTTTTTCAGGGCTCACCATGGGGCTTAAGAGCTCCCATATTGGGGTTTCTTCAAATCCCCCCAAAGCTGACCTTTTCAACCTCAAGTTCGAACTCAGGTGACCCCCCTCTCAGAAAGGCTTACCCCGTCCACCCAAGCTAAGACAGCCCCCCTCCTTTTTCTCTACCATCTGGCCTGGGTACAAGGTCTTCTCTGTCCCTGCCTTTGCCAGCAATTTGCATCTTATTGATTCATTTCCCCTTTTACCCTCCACCCACACCAAAGCATGGGCTCCGTGAGAGCAGGGAGAGTATTGTttgcaccatttattgaatgaattaatggaaTCAGAATTCCCCAGAATTCAAATCCTACCTCGTTGATTCatggttcatttgttcattcaacattGATGGTATCAGAGCCTCCAAGGTTCTGGGTTGAGACTGGGGACTCAGAGAGGAACGAGCCCTGCTCCCCTTCTGAggagcacacacatgcacacacgcatgaGCAGGGACTTGTGCAGGTCTGGCCTCTGCAAAGAGCACAGCTGGCTGGATCAGAGAGAAAGAACACGGAGGGAAACAGGGGGGGGTCCTGGAGGGGGGCCAAGGTAGCCAGGCCACTCCTGTCTGAGCAGGCTCCTGGACACAGCCTCTGTCGGCTGCCACCGGGGAGGCTGCGTTGGGGAGAGCAACCAGCTGCCACCCTTCCTTCACCCTGAAGCTTAAGCACGTGGAGCAGCTCCAGTGTCCACAGCAGATCAAGGAAAGGAAGGGCCAGGCATGGGGCGAAGAGACGACACTCACGGCTGATTGGACAGGATCCTAAAATCACTTAATGCCGTCCTCTCTTTAGGGCACCAAATCTCACAGGGTAGGGCTCTGCACATGGGGTAAAAGGGGCTTGCTTCCCCGAGTCTGCTGTGCCAAGCCTTGTGCTTGATTTGGGCACTTAACTAGAGGCagacttttaaaacttatttcatagagaaattctttttcagtggaggtactggggattgaacccaggacctcgtgcatgctaggcatgtgctttaccacttgagctataccctcccccgccagGCACTTTCTTTAATTCATGtattgatgattttatttatttaattcatcatatatttattgagggctCTCTTTGTGTCAGACTGAAGGTCAAGCCCTAGGTTACAAAATCCATGAGGCCTGTCCTTGAGGACTTTATGGTCCTGTGAGAGGGACACATTAAATACCTAGACGGACACAGGTTGTTAGGGATATGATGAAGCAAAAAACCTAAGGAAAGTGGTAACAGAGGAGCCACTTAgcttggcggggtggggggcaggtcaGGAAGAGCCTCTTTAAAGAAGCAGCTTTGAAACCAAGATGTTCCAGCCTTTTGAAAAGTAAGCTGACCAAcgtgtggggcagagggaaggtaAGGCACGTGGGCTTTGAGGCAGAAAAGAGGTTGTCCTGTTGAGGACAGAGGTCACACAGGCCTCCTCACTATTCCTTACactcctgccccctcacccctaCCATTTGCCAGCCAAACCCTCATTGAGATTCCCTTACCCTGCTTCAATTTTTCTCCCTTCTAATGTctgatttccttatttattacatttactgCTTATTGGTTTTCTCCCCTACGAGGATGTAAGCTCATTGAGgtgacagatttttttatttgctcaTGGATGTAGCTCCAGCTCTCAGggcagtgactggcacatagtaggtgctcaatacatagtTGCTGGATAAATAATGGGGATAGTCTTAAACGAGCGTGTGTTCACACAAAATCTAGTAAAcagatgttcataacagcactatttaaaataggtaaaaagtAGACacaatgcaaatgtccatcacgtgatgaagggataaacaaaatgtggtctctctgtacagtggaatattatgcagccataaaaaggataaggTACTGATACATTTTATAACAAGGATGCACCTCAGAAACATGAAgctaattgaaagaagccagtcacaataGGCCACGTACTGTACAATTCCATCTATATGAagtgttcagaataggcaaatacaTAGAAACACAAAGCAGATTAGTGTTTGTCAGAGGAGAGTGGGGCAAGGGGAGGAATTGTTAATGGGGtgttcttttgggggtgatgtaaatgttctggaattagtagtgatggttgcacaatcccatgaatatgctaaaaaccactgagttgtacGCTTTGGTTAATAatgagttttatgttatgtgaattttatctcaaatatatattttatatgtatactttttttaatgtatatatgtattttaaggtcttggttttaaaaaatccatactCACTTTACCAGATTCCTGTGTCCAGCTCTCTTCAGGGGAGGCAGCTGGCTGGGGTCAGGGGACCAGCGTGGGCCTGAGAGAGCAGGCAGGCAGTGGGGCACCTGGGGCGCTGTAGCCAACTAGGACGGATTGGAACTCTGGCTGTGTCCTCTTGCAGTGGGCGCTGCCGGGAGCGGTGTCAGCCCGCGGGCATTGTGGCAGTTCCGCGACATGATCAAGTGCAAAATACCCGACAGTAGCCCCTTGTTGGATTTCAACAACTACGGCTGCTACTGTGGCCTGGGTGGATCAGGCACCCCAGTGGATGAACTGGACAGGTGAGTGATGGATCTGCCAGGGGAGCAAAATGTCCCTGGGATGGGGGGAAGGCACCAGCCAAGGATCTCGCGAGGCACAGAAAGAAGATTTGCCTATTTGCTAAGGATAACACACTATCACACCCTgtcatataaacaaatatattccAAGAAGAACCCGAATCCAGTGCTCCCTATTAGCGACAGAAAGCAGGTCAGAGATGTAAAGTAGTGGATGCTGCTGCCCTCTAGTGGCAGAACTTTACAACACAAAACATCGCTGCTAGGATTCAATCTCCTACCAGTGGTCAAACCGATCACAGCATCTTCAGAATACAAGCTTGTACTGTATTCCTGCAACCATTTTGTAAATCACCTTCAGTAAACATGagaaaatgacttaatttttttcaagccaCAGGACCAGCACGTCTCAGAGCATGTCAGCTAAAACATCCCCACCTGTTCCTGAAGGAGCGGATACAGGCTGACCAGCTGCCCtactcctcctcctgcctcagctCTGTCCATCTTCTTCTCCAGGTGCTGCCAGACACATGACAACTGCTACACAGAAGCCAAGAAACTGGACAGCTGTGCAGTAATCGTGGACAACCCGTACACCAACAGCTACTCATTCTCATGTTCTAACACTGAGATCACCTGCAACAGTAGGTTTACCCACCTTGCTGGCTCAAAGGCCCTCAGCAGGCATGGGGGGAAATAACAGTAATGATGGCCATCATTGTTCAATCTTTCCCTTGGTGCCCCACAGTgcctcctttaatcctcacaacaaccctatgggataggtactattattgtccCCTTTCCAATtctccaaggacacacagctcaCAAATGGTGGTATCTGATTTTTGAACACAGGTCTATACGACTCCAGAGCTTCTGCTTCTGCATGCCATACTGCTTCGTTATTTCATCGAAAGATCTTAGAACTAGCATGTACTAGGCTCTCATTATATGCCAGGGACTAGGCTAGGTGGGTATATGAGATGGGTTttattaaacccattttacaggttaggaagctgaggctcaaaaATAGTCacttgcaaaaaagaaaagtcacttgCCCCCAGATCACACAACTTATGAGTAGGGGCCGGCATTTTGAACTCAGTCGCTTTTGATTTTAAAGGCTCCAGTCTTAACCACTAGCTTATGCAGCACTCAGAGTGAAATGTGTCCCTCCATGGAGGTGGTTCTGAAGAGCAGACAATTTAGAGAGGTGCAGGGTACGGTCGTGTGAGACCAGCATTCAGGATTTTCATTGCCCTTCCTTTTGCACTCACAGACAGgtcccactttttaaaaactgtacaaaCAACAGTGGAATGACCATAATCCAACTCCCaaagtgctaagaaaaaaaactacCTGGCACCCCATCACCCTAACAAATAAACTGTTTCAtgcctctctgctcctttctgcCCTGATTTTTGGAATAAGTCTTATATCATTTTAATCGTGGCTAGGCACATGCCCATTTCCAGCCCTttgctccttctgcctgaaacCCTTCCCACCAGATGTCTGCTTGAGTCACTCCCTCTTCCAGGTCTTTCTTCAGATGTCTCTTTTTCAGAGATGTCTTCCCTCAACACGTTCATTTAAATCACATACATACTCCCTCCATCTTTCcagcattcttttttcttggctTTATTTTCTCCACAGAATTTCTCAACAGCtgatatatttatgttatttcttcACTTGTTATCTCTCCAATAGAAAGTAGGATCTACAGAAACGGGGgtcattttttaattcactgctgtatccccagaaTCCAGAGCAGTACCTGGCATccagtagatgttcagtaaatgtttgatgaatgcaCAGTCTAGATACAATCTTGCATTCTGCTTTCTCTCACTCATCACCCTCTTATGACCATGTTTCTATACTGCCTCATAGTCTTCATTGTTACTTCTTTAATCGCTGCATCAGATGGCTTAATTTGCTTACCTGGTCCCCTGGTAACAGGGATTTCAGTTGTGCTCCGTTTTAGAAAGCCAAATGTGTgggaaatcagattttttttttcactacaacTTGATCAGCAAGAGCTCCCCTCTATGAATTCTAGGCTCCTTTACAAATCTGATAAAAGCTATAGACCCTCTCCCGAGGGGAaaaacacacacccacccacacatttttgcaaataatttctttttaatgcagcTGGCTTCTCCCCTCAAAAGCAGGTCAAGGAGCCTGCATCAGAAGGTGTTTATTCACATGATTAACAACAACTTGCTAACTAATTATCTCATTGTGCATACTTCGTAATCTAGTTAAGTGCTAATTTATGCTTTAATGGAGTAAGCAAG from Camelus ferus isolate YT-003-E chromosome 32, BCGSAC_Cfer_1.0, whole genome shotgun sequence includes:
- the PLA2G1B gene encoding phospholipase A2 — encoded protein: MRLLVLAALLTVGAAGSGVSPRALWQFRDMIKCKIPDSSPLLDFNNYGCYCGLGGSGTPVDELDRCCQTHDNCYTEAKKLDSCAVIVDNPYTNSYSFSCSNTEITCNSKNNACEAFICNCDRNAAICFSKAPYNEQHKDLDAKYC